The region GGATGATGGGACATTGGGACACATAATGtctctagtaggtacctatcccaGTTTAGCCCACCTGGTCCTAGCTATGGGATGGGACATTGGGACACATATATGTCTCTAGTGAGTACCTATCCCAGTTTAACCCACCTGGTCCTAGCTATGGGATGGGACATTGGTACACATGTCTCTAGTGGGTACCTATCCCAGTTTAGCCCACCTGGTCCTAGCTATGGGATGGGACATTGGGACACATAATGTCTCTAGTGGGTACCTATCCCAGTTTAGCCCACCTGGTCCTAGCTATGGGATGGGACATTGGGACACATGTCTCTAGTGGGTACATAGGTAGGTGGGATAGCCCAGTTTAGCCCACCTGGTCCTAGCTATGGGATGGGACATTGGGACACATGTCTCTAGTGGGTACATAGGTAGGTGGGATAGCCCAGTTTAGCCCACCTGGTCCTAGCTATGGGATGGGACATTGGGACACATGTCTCTAGTGGGTACCTATCCCAGTGTAGCCCACCTGGTCCTAGCTATGGGATGGGACATTGGGACACAATGTCTCTAGTGGGTACCTATCCCAGTTTAGCCCACCTGGTCCTAGCTATGGGATGGGACATTGGGACACATGTCTCTAGTGGGTACCTATCCCAGTTTAGCCCACCTGGTCCTAGCTATGGGATGGGACATTGGGACACAATGTCTTTAGTGGGTACCTATCCCAGTTTAGCCCACCTGGTCCTAGCTATGGGATGGGACATTGGGACACATGTGTCTCTAGTGGGTACCTATCCCAATTTAGCACAACTGGACCCAGCTATGGGACACATGTCTCTAGTGGGTACCTCTGTCTAGCGGGCGGTCGCCGGCGGCGGCTCCGgtggcggcggtggcggcgAACGCCAGCCCGTTGGCGGCCGGCACGGCCAGCGACAGCGGCGCGCGGCGTACGGCGAACAGGTACGCCAGTGAGCCCAGTTGGTTCACCAGCCACGGCAACACGTACTGGAAAAAAGGtgcttattaaaaaaactgctgAGATTTCCTGTGAGATGAATCAGTAATAAGTAAACTAGCAGGAGAATCAAAGTTAAAATAGATCTGAATGTTGCCAGACTTAATTTGCAATGGACTAAACACGCGTAAAGGCTATATAAggcgggttttcggcactgaatgtgttatcagtgccgaaaacccgactatcgggtaggTATTTTTTCGTGCACtacctgtttaaaaaaaattctatTCTTTATATCCTGCTACCCCAAGGTTGTCTGAAAAAGATCGCTTACAGCGATAATaccgcctgttgctacctttatttacactgtaaatctgttattgtatttttctttgtcatgcaataaagtgtatttactttagttacttacttattttatgatttcgttcccaggccggacaacccgatagtcgggatcttGGTACTAGCTTTATATGACaatttttttgtggcctggagcggatgtcttgtttgggtgggtggcaatgaatgtgttaatatcaACCATCGACTAGTATATGCAGCATTATCACCAATAACAAGATCGAGAGTCACCTTGTCATCACCGCAACAGGGCAGTGCACATTCTATCAATGTGGAAATGATCCGTGATAAACTCACGCTAATCTGTTTACAGATCAATTTATCCAACATTCTGTCTATACACAGACTAGTAAACATAGCATACCCTCCAGTTCCCGAGCAGAAAGCAGACTTCAGCCCAGGCCTGCGCCGGCCACGAGCCCGCTCGCACGTCGCGCAGACCCTTGGTGCCGCGCTTGATGAAGGGGTTGGTGCACCCCCACAGC is a window of Cydia amplana chromosome 21, ilCydAmpl1.1, whole genome shotgun sequence DNA encoding:
- the LOC134657927 gene encoding transmembrane protein 234 homolog — translated: MLDTIGLLVLTGLLWGCTNPFIKRGTKGLRDVRAGSWPAQAWAEVCFLLGNWRYVLPWLVNQLGSLAYLFAVRRAPLSLAVPAANGLAFAATAATGAAAGDRPLDRGSILGIALIVAGTALCCCDQVD